In Vibrio sp. 10N, the following proteins share a genomic window:
- a CDS encoding tripartite tricarboxylate transporter permease has product MLDGILQGLSTAVMPMNIMMVIVGCFVGTFIGMLPGLGPISAIALMIPITYGLDPSSGLILMAGVYYGAVFGGSTSSILINAPGCSSTVVTAFDGYPMAQKGQAGKALALAAYSSFTGGTLSAIMLLFAAPALAKVSLSFQSSDYFALMLLGLSAVAAFAGKGQVVKAWMMVVLGLMLSTVGIDKGVGVERFTFGLTDLMDGFSFLLLAMATFALGETLMGILKPEQDTRQDEQKKLSDIGSMKITKEEVKEVAPVSIRSSILGFFTGVLPGAGATIAAFLSYGMERNLAPKEKREEFGKGSIRGLVAPESANNAASSGSFVPLLTLGIPGSGTTAIMLGALIAYGIQPGPRLFVEHPDVFWSVIISMYFGNIVLVILNLPLIPYISKLLAVPRTVLLPMILFFSITGVYLVSFNTMDVFIMLLIAMGAIALRLAHFPLAPLLLGFILGGLMEENLRRALMISDGELSFLWERPITLTFTVLAALVLIGPSLFSLVKKWFYQPKKVES; this is encoded by the coding sequence ATGTTAGACGGAATTTTACAAGGCCTTTCCACCGCCGTGATGCCAATGAACATCATGATGGTGATTGTGGGCTGTTTTGTCGGTACCTTTATCGGCATGCTACCGGGCCTTGGGCCAATCTCTGCGATTGCCCTAATGATCCCGATTACCTACGGACTCGACCCTTCATCAGGTCTTATTTTGATGGCCGGTGTCTATTACGGCGCAGTATTTGGTGGTTCAACTTCATCGATTTTGATCAACGCGCCAGGCTGTTCATCTACTGTAGTAACGGCTTTTGACGGTTACCCAATGGCACAAAAAGGACAAGCTGGCAAAGCACTGGCGCTAGCCGCTTACTCCTCCTTTACCGGCGGTACGCTGTCCGCCATTATGTTGCTCTTTGCTGCGCCAGCATTGGCTAAGGTCTCACTCAGTTTCCAATCTTCTGACTATTTTGCGTTGATGCTACTCGGGCTTTCTGCGGTGGCAGCATTTGCTGGAAAAGGACAAGTTGTCAAAGCTTGGATGATGGTCGTTCTTGGTCTCATGTTGTCTACTGTGGGTATCGATAAAGGCGTCGGTGTTGAGCGTTTTACTTTCGGCCTAACCGATCTTATGGATGGCTTTAGCTTCCTACTCCTCGCTATGGCAACATTCGCACTGGGTGAAACCTTGATGGGCATCCTAAAGCCAGAACAAGATACGCGCCAAGATGAGCAGAAAAAACTCAGTGACATCGGTAGCATGAAAATTACCAAGGAAGAAGTCAAAGAAGTCGCGCCAGTCTCTATACGCTCTTCTATTCTTGGTTTCTTTACTGGCGTCCTTCCCGGTGCAGGTGCGACGATTGCTGCATTCCTCTCTTACGGTATGGAGCGTAACCTTGCGCCAAAAGAGAAACGTGAAGAGTTTGGTAAAGGCAGTATTCGTGGTCTGGTTGCCCCTGAATCTGCGAATAATGCGGCATCCAGCGGTTCGTTCGTGCCTTTGTTAACCTTGGGTATTCCTGGCTCAGGCACCACGGCGATCATGTTAGGGGCTCTCATTGCTTACGGTATTCAACCAGGCCCACGCCTTTTCGTTGAACATCCGGATGTATTCTGGTCAGTCATTATCTCAATGTACTTTGGTAACATCGTACTGGTCATTCTGAATCTGCCGCTGATCCCGTATATCTCGAAGCTACTGGCCGTACCGAGAACCGTCTTGCTGCCAATGATTCTATTTTTCTCCATTACTGGCGTTTACTTAGTATCATTTAACACGATGGATGTGTTTATCATGCTACTCATCGCGATGGGCGCCATTGCTTTAAGGCTTGCACACTTCCCGCTTGCGCCACTATTACTTGGGTTTATTCTTGGTGGGTTGATGGAAGAAAACTTGCGACGTGCGTTGATGATCAGTGATGGTGAACTGAGCTTCTTATGGGAGCGCCCAATTACCTTAACCTTTACTGTACTTGCCGCATTGGTTTTGATTGGCCCTTCACTATTCTCGCTGGTGAAAAAGTGGTTCTATCAGCCAAAGAAGGTTGAATCTTAA
- a CDS encoding response regulator codes for MNDLTRVMIIEDDLKIAELHRRYLEQMGGFDVVGIATSKLEAELQLEVLEPDLVMLDVYLPDGTGIEILGHIRGLNQKCDVILITAARDVETLQHAMRGGVIDYLLKPVMFPRLEAALKKYQKRTEQLHHADDLNQSLVDEMMQQGNSAENNSEQRLPKGIDGVTLEKIRGLFKQDSRFTADEAGESIGASRTTARRYLEFLISTGELEADVNYGTVGRPERCYRRQQR; via the coding sequence ATGAATGACTTAACGCGAGTCATGATCATTGAAGACGATCTCAAGATTGCCGAGCTTCATCGTCGCTACTTAGAGCAGATGGGTGGCTTTGACGTTGTGGGCATCGCGACATCAAAACTGGAAGCAGAATTGCAGTTAGAAGTACTTGAACCCGACTTGGTGATGCTGGATGTCTATTTACCGGATGGGACAGGGATTGAAATACTGGGCCACATTAGAGGTCTAAATCAGAAATGCGACGTTATCTTAATTACGGCAGCTCGAGATGTAGAGACACTGCAACATGCTATGCGTGGTGGAGTGATTGACTATTTGCTCAAGCCAGTGATGTTTCCTAGACTTGAGGCTGCCCTTAAAAAGTATCAAAAGCGCACGGAGCAGTTACATCATGCCGATGATCTTAATCAGTCTCTTGTTGATGAGATGATGCAGCAGGGCAATAGCGCTGAGAACAATTCCGAACAGCGACTGCCTAAAGGAATCGATGGTGTTACGTTAGAAAAAATCCGTGGTTTGTTTAAGCAAGATAGCCGCTTTACCGCCGATGAGGCTGGCGAGAGTATTGGTGCAAGCCGAACCACTGCCAGACGTTATTTAGAATTTTTAATCAGCACAGGTGAATTGGAGGCAGATGTGAATTATGGCACGGTAGGGAGGCCGGAGCGCTGTTATCGACGCCAGCAACGTTAA
- a CDS encoding sensor histidine kinase, giving the protein MKWNQISFRYRMLIIMTVSGLLQLLVLTLAGFSYIKHSQEQEMGLKAQGVATFLAQSSAVIHMIEYDTASLMQDRYRGLTEMIGAAFIVIGDKQGIRLIHPVDERIGLPMKGGDNDLALIHGQSYVSFAEGSLGKSVRGKAAVFDQDGNIIGVVSVGYLLDRLQDRIEPYLLFLLGMAVLVLIANAIVSYFISRRFQKAILGFEPEEIGRLYGELDVTMSTIKEGVISIDTRGVLRSINTSACEILGLVKDEVINQPLTKALPHSDLQSLIDSQEADHDIELFLNQQRIVANRSPIVVDNKVIGAVSSFRRRDEISELTDQLSQTKAYAEMLRSQTHEHRNKLNTISGLVQMGEVEAVQNLIGQETAHYQALIEFLRETVKDPLIAGMLLGKTERARELGLTLSVDEEARLEPLPENINADDLVTILGNLIDNAFEASLSAIKETPTERLERSTIEVSVSDFGNEVILEVMDRGCGLPPHLNVDALTTRGVSSKAAHNRGVGLFLVKQLTERYQGQLEMAENDNIGTRVTVYIPKDGLA; this is encoded by the coding sequence ATGAAATGGAATCAGATAAGTTTTCGATACCGAATGCTGATCATCATGACGGTATCGGGATTGTTGCAGTTGCTTGTCTTAACGCTCGCAGGCTTTAGTTACATTAAACATTCTCAAGAGCAGGAAATGGGTCTAAAAGCCCAAGGCGTGGCGACGTTTCTGGCACAGTCTTCTGCCGTTATTCACATGATAGAGTATGACACCGCTTCGTTGATGCAAGACCGATATCGTGGTCTCACGGAAATGATTGGCGCGGCGTTTATCGTTATCGGTGATAAACAAGGCATTCGTCTTATACATCCTGTGGATGAACGTATTGGTTTACCAATGAAAGGGGGCGACAACGACCTTGCATTAATACACGGCCAATCCTATGTTTCGTTCGCTGAGGGTTCTTTGGGAAAATCGGTTCGAGGAAAAGCGGCCGTTTTCGATCAAGATGGCAATATTATTGGTGTGGTGTCTGTCGGCTATTTGCTCGATAGATTGCAAGATCGTATAGAGCCCTATTTACTGTTTCTGTTAGGGATGGCGGTGTTGGTTTTGATAGCCAATGCCATTGTTTCGTATTTTATTTCTAGGCGCTTCCAAAAAGCGATTCTCGGCTTCGAGCCAGAAGAAATTGGTCGATTGTACGGCGAGCTCGATGTCACCATGAGCACCATTAAAGAAGGGGTGATCAGCATCGATACTCGTGGTGTGCTTCGCTCCATTAATACCAGTGCATGCGAGATCTTAGGCCTGGTTAAAGATGAGGTGATAAATCAACCGCTAACGAAAGCATTACCACACTCAGATCTCCAATCTCTAATTGACAGTCAAGAAGCGGATCACGACATTGAACTTTTTCTTAATCAGCAGAGAATTGTTGCAAACAGAAGTCCAATTGTTGTCGACAATAAAGTGATTGGTGCGGTGTCGAGTTTCCGACGTCGTGATGAAATTAGCGAGCTTACTGATCAGCTGTCACAAACTAAAGCCTACGCTGAAATGCTACGCTCTCAAACTCATGAACACCGCAATAAACTCAATACCATCAGTGGGCTGGTCCAAATGGGTGAAGTGGAAGCGGTGCAAAACCTTATCGGACAAGAGACGGCGCATTACCAAGCGCTGATTGAGTTCTTGCGCGAAACGGTTAAAGACCCTCTGATTGCAGGCATGTTGCTTGGAAAAACTGAGCGTGCACGCGAGCTAGGCTTGACCTTGAGTGTCGACGAAGAAGCAAGGCTAGAGCCTTTACCCGAAAACATTAATGCCGACGATCTGGTGACCATATTGGGGAATTTGATTGATAACGCGTTTGAGGCAAGCTTATCTGCGATAAAGGAAACACCAACAGAGCGATTAGAACGCTCGACTATCGAAGTGTCGGTGAGCGACTTTGGTAATGAAGTCATACTGGAAGTTATGGATAGAGGCTGCGGATTACCGCCCCATTTAAATGTAGATGCGCTAACCACGCGCGGCGTATCAAGTAAAGCGGCACACAATCGCGGTGTCGGTTTATTTCTGGTTAAGCAACTGACAGAACGCTATCAAGGGCAGTTAGAAATGGCAGAAAATGACAACATTGGCACTCGTGTGACCGTATATATTCCTAAGGATGGATTAGCATGA
- a CDS encoding cation transporter → MERDCFGICLDRALLSQHRRATFTHVRAYQTTPSLEDDLEQDVVVSFSSPQMSGSEVLKVLKQSKHLLWRAGYLCPSYD, encoded by the coding sequence ATGGAACGAGACTGTTTTGGAATCTGCCTTGATAGGGCTTTGCTGTCGCAACACCGACGTGCCACCTTTACTCATGTAAGGGCGTATCAGACCACACCCTCGTTAGAGGACGATTTAGAGCAAGACGTTGTCGTCTCGTTCTCATCGCCTCAGATGTCAGGTAGTGAAGTACTCAAGGTTCTCAAGCAATCGAAGCACTTGTTGTGGAGAGCTGGCTATTTATGCCCTTCCTACGACTAG
- a CDS encoding TolC family protein, which translates to MKLKSLPLAMGVLLGSLSFGTVAAEVAFDEAWQLLQQNNNSLAAQRANVERYGHLKDASKSLNLPKVTVGANYTRLDQDVTLSGQQFAESLSGLPDLSAIGAVPGLGQLANALGGVTSTLENKEIFSSSIRAVWPIFTGGRITAAQTAAEGKQDEARSQLAMEVQARYEDLSKYYFSVILAKNVVDTRMAVEKGLTKHRDFAIKLEEQGQIARVERLQAEASLDKAVVERKKAEHSLNIAQAALTQVLGQVEKVEPRDELFINRTLPPLDAFIDQTLDTYPGLAILDAKEKQASSLIKAEKGKYYPEVYAYGDYSLYHGDSLTSQLKPDWLVGIGVSVPLLENSGRSEQMKAASSAVSQVQFLRKQARQDLSVLVEKTYLEAQQALDEVQGLNSSIKLAQENLKLRQKAFSQGLGRSLDVVDAELYLASIKTQQDAASFQYLLSLNKLLALSSEMNNFATYKYNAITPAQLRSEDAS; encoded by the coding sequence ATGAAGTTAAAGTCCCTGCCACTGGCCATGGGCGTTTTATTAGGATCGCTTTCATTTGGCACTGTTGCCGCAGAGGTCGCTTTTGATGAAGCATGGCAACTGCTTCAACAGAACAACAACTCCTTGGCTGCACAACGTGCCAACGTAGAGCGATATGGCCACCTTAAAGACGCATCAAAAAGTTTGAATCTACCCAAAGTGACGGTTGGAGCAAACTACACTCGATTAGATCAAGATGTTACGTTAAGTGGACAGCAATTTGCCGAAAGCCTAAGTGGTTTGCCCGACCTATCGGCTATTGGTGCCGTACCCGGTTTAGGTCAGCTTGCTAACGCTCTTGGCGGCGTTACTTCTACTCTTGAAAATAAAGAAATATTTAGCTCTTCAATCCGCGCTGTATGGCCTATTTTTACAGGTGGTCGTATCACCGCGGCACAAACTGCTGCCGAGGGCAAACAAGATGAAGCCCGCAGCCAATTGGCCATGGAAGTACAAGCACGCTACGAAGATTTGAGTAAGTACTATTTCAGCGTTATTTTGGCAAAAAACGTGGTCGATACTCGAATGGCGGTTGAAAAAGGTCTCACCAAACACCGTGACTTTGCCATCAAGCTCGAAGAGCAAGGCCAAATCGCTCGCGTCGAGCGTCTGCAAGCGGAAGCCTCTTTGGACAAAGCGGTCGTTGAACGCAAGAAAGCAGAACATAGCTTGAACATTGCTCAGGCAGCATTGACGCAAGTACTCGGCCAAGTCGAGAAGGTTGAGCCGCGTGATGAACTGTTCATCAACCGTACCTTGCCACCATTAGATGCGTTTATCGATCAAACTCTCGATACCTACCCTGGTCTCGCCATCCTTGATGCCAAAGAAAAGCAAGCCAGTAGCTTAATTAAAGCGGAAAAAGGTAAATACTATCCCGAAGTATACGCTTATGGTGATTACAGCTTGTATCACGGTGACTCGTTGACCAGTCAGCTCAAGCCTGACTGGCTGGTAGGCATTGGAGTTAGCGTACCGTTATTAGAAAACTCTGGCCGCAGCGAACAAATGAAAGCGGCAAGCAGTGCCGTTTCTCAAGTGCAATTTTTGCGTAAACAAGCTCGTCAAGATCTCAGTGTCTTAGTCGAGAAAACCTATCTTGAAGCGCAGCAGGCGCTGGATGAAGTTCAAGGGCTTAATTCGAGCATCAAACTGGCTCAAGAAAACCTAAAACTCCGTCAAAAAGCGTTTTCACAAGGCCTAGGACGCTCTCTGGATGTGGTCGATGCCGAGCTGTATCTTGCGAGCATAAAAACTCAACAAGATGCCGCTAGCTTTCAATATCTCCTGTCTTTAAACAAATTACTCGCCCTTTCTAGCGAGATGAATAACTTCGCAACGTATAAATACAATGCGATTACTCCTGCACAATTACGATCTGAGGATGCATCATGA
- a CDS encoding HlyD family secretion protein, with product MNKVKPTLVTLGAVAVIGWVGYKFFDAYQTPALRIQGQVESQQYSISSKVPGRIDDVLVRKGDTVAEGQLIFTIHSPEIEAKLEQAVAGEKAAGALAKEAEIGARQQQIKAAEDQWRKAKAAAALMEKTYLRVNNLYKDGVVAEQKRDEALTQWQAAKYTESAAYQMFQMTKEGARDETKLAAAEKARMAAGAVAEVEAYAADTQIHSWFDGEVSQVLLHSGELAPQGFPVVTVIDTKDTWAVFNVREDALSQFEKGSEFDAYVPALDDTITFKVTHVAVMGDFATWRSTDATQGFDLRTFEVEARPVDDAPLRMGMSLVVEL from the coding sequence ATGAACAAGGTAAAACCCACTTTAGTTACACTAGGCGCCGTTGCCGTTATTGGTTGGGTTGGCTATAAGTTTTTCGATGCTTACCAAACCCCTGCGCTACGTATTCAAGGTCAAGTCGAATCTCAGCAATACAGTATTTCATCCAAAGTCCCTGGCCGAATCGACGACGTACTGGTACGCAAGGGTGATACTGTGGCAGAAGGTCAATTGATCTTTACCATTCATAGCCCTGAAATCGAAGCCAAGCTAGAACAGGCTGTTGCGGGTGAAAAGGCTGCTGGCGCATTGGCGAAAGAAGCTGAAATTGGCGCACGACAGCAGCAAATTAAGGCAGCAGAAGACCAATGGCGCAAAGCAAAGGCGGCAGCGGCATTGATGGAGAAAACCTACCTTCGCGTTAATAACTTATATAAAGATGGCGTAGTAGCCGAGCAAAAGCGCGATGAGGCATTAACTCAGTGGCAAGCCGCGAAGTACACTGAAAGTGCCGCTTATCAGATGTTCCAAATGACCAAAGAAGGTGCGCGTGACGAGACCAAACTCGCCGCAGCAGAGAAAGCTCGCATGGCAGCGGGTGCAGTTGCAGAAGTCGAAGCCTATGCAGCTGATACGCAGATTCATTCTTGGTTTGACGGCGAAGTATCTCAAGTGCTATTGCACAGTGGAGAATTGGCACCGCAGGGCTTCCCTGTAGTGACGGTTATCGATACTAAAGACACATGGGCGGTCTTTAATGTTCGTGAAGATGCGTTAAGTCAATTCGAAAAAGGCAGTGAGTTCGATGCATATGTTCCTGCCCTAGACGATACCATTACCTTTAAGGTCACCCACGTAGCCGTGATGGGTGATTTTGCTACTTGGCGCTCAACAGATGCGACTCAAGGCTTTGATTTGCGCACCTTTGAGGTAGAAGCACGTCCGGTCGATGATGCTCCGCTTCGTATGGGTATGAGTTTGGTTGTAGAACTCTAG
- a CDS encoding ABC transporter permease has product MPHGTLHSSSKATGYSVEKRKLVKSHFRSQWHLLRRDKWLLSCLTWVPVVLCLSIYWIFSQGIANSLPIGVVDQSQSTLSQKLVRNYDATSMLSVDHQYNDIGAAKTALIDGDIYAILYIPYGFDKSIVKSMPPQVTLFYNSQYILVGRLINSAALQAQGTFNAQVDIVKALAKGNTTGAAAAGKAVSVRTQITPLFNKGTNYAQFLVTAIVPAIWQIAIVSFTVLVLSANYRVAGIKPWLGESQQLRRLTATLVPYFVWFSTLGFAFLVWFYDIIGWPMEGSWLVLIIAQLVTTVACTIMGALFFFLTCDAARAMSFAGAFTAPSFAFMGITFPATDMNPLALFWRELLPISHYIEVQVSQASYGVHAAQSLMHLTPMLGYALPLGLTALLIKKHLSKELSA; this is encoded by the coding sequence ATGCCACACGGTACACTCCATTCTTCATCTAAAGCGACAGGTTATAGTGTCGAAAAGCGCAAGCTAGTCAAAAGCCACTTCCGTAGCCAGTGGCATCTACTGCGGCGCGACAAATGGCTATTGTCGTGCCTCACTTGGGTGCCGGTTGTTTTGTGTCTATCTATCTACTGGATATTTTCTCAAGGGATAGCCAACAGCTTGCCGATTGGCGTGGTAGACCAAAGCCAGAGTACATTATCGCAAAAACTTGTCCGTAACTACGATGCTACATCAATGCTCAGTGTCGACCATCAGTATAACGACATCGGGGCCGCCAAAACGGCGCTGATAGATGGCGATATTTATGCGATTTTGTATATTCCCTATGGTTTCGATAAGTCGATAGTCAAATCCATGCCGCCGCAGGTCACGCTGTTTTACAACAGTCAGTATATCCTGGTAGGTCGGTTGATTAATTCGGCTGCGTTACAAGCTCAAGGTACGTTTAACGCTCAAGTTGATATTGTCAAAGCTCTGGCTAAAGGCAACACCACTGGAGCGGCGGCCGCAGGCAAAGCGGTGTCGGTGCGAACGCAAATCACACCTCTATTCAACAAGGGTACCAACTACGCGCAATTTCTGGTGACGGCCATCGTCCCCGCCATTTGGCAAATCGCGATCGTCTCCTTTACGGTGCTGGTTCTCAGTGCTAACTACCGGGTAGCGGGCATCAAGCCTTGGCTTGGTGAAAGTCAGCAGCTTCGCCGTTTGACAGCGACACTTGTGCCCTACTTTGTCTGGTTCTCGACACTGGGATTTGCATTTCTGGTTTGGTTCTATGACATCATAGGCTGGCCCATGGAGGGTAGCTGGTTAGTGCTTATCATCGCTCAACTGGTCACTACCGTCGCTTGTACGATCATGGGCGCGCTGTTTTTCTTTTTAACATGTGATGCTGCACGTGCCATGAGCTTTGCTGGTGCCTTTACCGCACCAAGTTTTGCTTTTATGGGTATTACCTTCCCTGCAACGGACATGAATCCATTGGCGCTGTTTTGGCGTGAGCTACTTCCCATCAGTCACTATATTGAAGTTCAAGTTAGTCAGGCAAGCTATGGTGTGCATGCGGCCCAATCCTTAATGCATTTAACACCGATGCTTGGCTATGCGCTCCCCCTTGGACTCACCGCTTTGCTGATCAAAAAGCATCTCAGTAAGGAGTTGTCTGCATGA